A window from Strix uralensis isolate ZFMK-TIS-50842 chromosome 36, bStrUra1, whole genome shotgun sequence encodes these proteins:
- the LOC141937030 gene encoding ATPase family AAA domain-containing protein 2-like produces MSFSGQSSPDRRSFRNSQSRGASGRTNSVCRRSRAAHKSDSASSSDDGGQLERCGKRSHMCVFWHVYPKVLSKYQQWGAAFRMCLPLNFGKDELKGIRKNQMNIGASLSDGAPVQTDCSVRCDGVGGLSDHIASLKGMVIFPLLYPEVFERLKVQPPRGCLFCGPPGTGKTLVARALAKECSQGDRRVAFFMRKGADCLSKWVGESERELRLLSDQAHQMRPSIIFFDEIDGLAPVRSSKQDQIYSSVVSTLLALMDGLVSRGEVAVIGATNRPDAVDPALRRPGRFDRELLFSLPNQECDQPRKWDASSQMFKED; encoded by the exons ATGTCTTTTTCGGGCCAGTCTTCACCTGACAGACGTTCCTTTAGAAACAGTCAGTCACGAGGGGCTTCCGGAAGAACTAACAG TGTCTGCAGACGGAGCCGGGCAGCCCACAAGAGTGATTCCGCATCCTCATCTGATGATGGAGGGCAgcttgagaggtgtgggaagcgCAGCC ACATGTGTGTCTTCTGGCACGTGTATCCCAAAGTCCTCAGCAAGTACCAGCAGTGGGGGGCAGCCTTTAGAAT GTGTCTTCCACTCAACTTTGGGAAAGACGAGTTAAAGGGAATTCGCAAGAATCAAATGAACATTGGAGCAAGTCTGTCTGATGGTGCTCCAGTGCAGACAGATTGTTCG GTCCGATGTGATGGTGTGGGTGGTCTTTCTGACCACATCGCATCTTTAAAAGGGATGGTCATTTTTCCGTTGCTGTACCCAGAAGTCTTTGAGAGATTGAAAGTCCAACCACCAAG agGCTGCCTATTCTGTGGTCCACCAGGGACTGGAAAGACACTGGTGGCTCGTGCACTGGCTAAAGAATGTAGCCAGGGTGACAGGAGAGTAGCCTTTTTTATGAGAAAAGGTGCTGACTGCCTGAGCAAATGGGTGGGGGAATCAGAACGAGAGCTTCGTTTATTATCTGATCAG GCCCACCAGATGCGACCTTCGATTATTTTCTTTGATGAGATAGATGGTCTCGCTCCTGTGCGGTCCAGTAAGCAAGACCAAATTTATAG CTCTGTTGTTTCAACACTTCTGGCACTCATGGATGGCTTGGTCAGCAGAGGAGAGGTTGCGGTGATCGGAGCCACCAACAGGCCGGATGCCGTAGATCCTGCTTTGCGAAGACCCGGACGCTTTGATCGAGAGCTCCTCTTCAGCCTGCCAAATCAAGAG TGTGACCAGCCAAGAAAATGGGATGCTTCTAGTCAAATGTTTAAGGAAGATTGA